In a genomic window of Micromonospora cremea:
- a CDS encoding (2Fe-2S)-binding protein, translating into MVRGPGEVAVHLQVNGESRTTAIEPRVSLLDALRDRLELTGTKKGCNQGACGACTVWVDGRRVLSCLTLAITCENREVTTIEGLSDGDTLHPMQQAFLDCDALQCGYCTPGQIMSAVALLAEGHAGDDTEIREWMSGNICRCAAYPHIRAAVRRVRDQGEPGDASR; encoded by the coding sequence GTGGTCCGGGGTCCCGGCGAGGTGGCGGTCCACCTGCAGGTCAACGGCGAAAGCCGGACGACAGCCATCGAGCCGCGGGTCAGCCTGCTCGACGCCCTCCGCGACCGGCTCGAGCTGACCGGCACCAAGAAGGGCTGCAACCAGGGCGCCTGCGGCGCGTGCACCGTGTGGGTGGACGGGCGCCGGGTGCTGTCCTGCCTGACCCTGGCGATCACCTGCGAGAACCGCGAGGTGACCACGATCGAGGGACTGTCCGACGGGGACACGCTGCACCCCATGCAGCAGGCGTTCCTGGACTGCGACGCGTTGCAGTGCGGCTACTGCACCCCCGGGCAGATCATGTCCGCGGTGGCGCTGCTCGCCGAGGGGCACGCCGGCGACGACACCGAGATCCGGGAGTGGATGAGCGGCAACATCTGCCGCTGCGCCGCGTACCCGCACATCCGCGCGGCCGTCCGCCGCGTCCGCGACCAGGGGGAGCCGGGCGATGCGTCCCGTTAG
- a CDS encoding XdhC family protein, producing MFSSFHDVTGQRVPDVFDEVHRRCRAGEAVALATVVATWRSAPQPPGASMLVTADGAVTGSVSGGCVEADLYERARRVLDTGAPELTRYGVSDDAAYTAGLTCGGVLDVFVERIDGDRLVELDAVDAARRAGQPVAVVTCVAADAGDPPGAVPVDPAGRLGRRLVLTGQRVTGSLGADRLDAAATADALGLLAAGHSGVLRYGYHGQRRGSGLSLFVAAYATPPRMIVFGAIDFAAAVARIGAFLGYRVTVCDARPVFATARRFPEADEVVVQWPHRYLGAELDAGRVDGRTVVCVLTHDPKFDVPLLALALRHRLAYVGAMGSRRTHDERQKLLREAGLSAEQLARLASPIGLDLGGRTPEETAVSVAAQIVAGRWGGTGRPLTALGGPIHRAG from the coding sequence ATGTTTTCCTCCTTTCACGACGTAACGGGGCAGCGCGTGCCGGACGTGTTCGACGAGGTGCACCGCCGCTGCCGCGCCGGCGAGGCGGTCGCCCTGGCCACCGTCGTGGCCACGTGGCGGTCCGCGCCACAGCCGCCGGGCGCCAGCATGCTGGTCACGGCCGACGGCGCGGTGACCGGCAGCGTCTCCGGCGGCTGCGTCGAGGCCGACCTCTACGAACGGGCCCGCCGCGTGCTCGACACCGGCGCCCCCGAGCTGACCCGCTACGGAGTCAGCGACGACGCCGCGTACACCGCGGGCCTGACCTGCGGCGGGGTGCTCGACGTGTTCGTGGAGCGGATCGACGGCGACCGTCTCGTGGAGTTGGACGCGGTCGACGCGGCGCGCCGGGCCGGCCAGCCGGTGGCGGTGGTCACCTGCGTGGCGGCCGACGCCGGCGATCCGCCCGGCGCGGTGCCGGTCGACCCGGCGGGACGACTGGGCCGGCGGCTGGTGCTGACCGGGCAGCGGGTGACCGGCTCGCTCGGCGCTGACCGGCTGGACGCCGCCGCAACGGCCGACGCCCTCGGGCTGCTCGCCGCCGGGCACAGCGGCGTGCTCCGGTACGGCTACCACGGGCAGCGCCGGGGCAGCGGCCTGAGCCTCTTCGTGGCCGCGTACGCCACCCCGCCCCGGATGATCGTCTTCGGGGCGATCGACTTCGCCGCCGCGGTGGCCCGGATCGGCGCGTTCCTCGGCTACCGGGTGACCGTCTGCGACGCCCGCCCGGTCTTCGCCACCGCTCGGCGTTTCCCCGAGGCGGACGAGGTGGTGGTGCAGTGGCCGCACCGCTACCTGGGGGCGGAGCTGGACGCCGGCCGTGTCGACGGGCGGACGGTGGTCTGCGTGCTGACCCACGACCCGAAGTTCGACGTGCCGCTGCTGGCGTTGGCGCTGCGCCACCGGCTGGCGTACGTCGGCGCGATGGGGTCGCGGCGCACCCACGACGAGCGGCAGAAGCTGCTGCGCGAGGCGGGGCTGAGCGCGGAGCAGCTCGCCCGGCTCGCCTCGCCGATCGGGCTGGATCTCGGTGGGCGTACCCCGGAGGAGACCGCGGTGAGCGTGGCCGCGCAGATCGTCGCGGGCCGCTGGGGCGGGACCGGTCGTCCCCTGACGGCACTCGGCGGGCCGATCCACCGGGCGGGGTAG
- a CDS encoding FAD binding domain-containing protein has translation MRPVSYSRATDVATAIGAVSADPESTFLAGGTTQVDLLRIYVEQPQRLVDINDLPLNRIEELPGGGLRLGGLARMSDVAGEPELVRRYPMVAEALLLGASPQLRNMATIAGNLMQRVRCSYFRDVAAGCNKRAPGTGCSALDGINRGHAVLGTSDCCIATHPSDLGVALVALDAVVQTEGPAGQRSIPIDDFFLLPGQTPEREHPLTHGELVTGIDLPPTPAAATSRYIKIRDRESYEFALASVAVAMSVAGGRITEIRLALGGVATKPWRARQAERLLDGAPATTESFTRAAEAELAPAVPHGMNAFKVELARRTMVRALESMAQREGTT, from the coding sequence ATGCGTCCCGTTAGCTACTCCCGCGCCACCGACGTCGCCACCGCGATCGGCGCGGTGAGCGCCGACCCGGAGAGCACCTTCCTGGCCGGTGGCACCACCCAGGTCGACCTGCTGCGCATCTACGTCGAACAGCCGCAGCGCCTGGTCGACATCAACGACCTGCCGCTGAACCGGATCGAGGAGCTGCCCGGCGGCGGGTTGCGACTCGGTGGGCTGGCCCGGATGAGCGACGTGGCCGGGGAGCCGGAGCTGGTCCGGCGCTACCCGATGGTCGCCGAGGCGCTGCTGCTCGGCGCCTCCCCGCAGCTGCGCAACATGGCCACCATCGCCGGCAACCTCATGCAGCGGGTGCGGTGCAGCTACTTCCGGGACGTCGCGGCCGGCTGCAACAAACGGGCACCGGGCACCGGATGCAGCGCGCTCGACGGAATCAACCGGGGGCACGCGGTGCTCGGCACCAGCGACTGCTGCATCGCCACCCACCCCTCGGACCTCGGCGTGGCCCTGGTCGCACTCGACGCGGTGGTTCAGACCGAAGGCCCGGCCGGGCAGCGGAGCATCCCGATCGACGACTTCTTCCTGCTCCCCGGGCAGACGCCGGAACGGGAGCACCCGCTGACGCACGGCGAACTGGTGACCGGCATCGACCTGCCTCCGACGCCGGCCGCGGCCACCTCCCGCTACATCAAGATCCGCGACCGCGAGTCGTACGAGTTCGCGCTCGCCTCCGTCGCGGTGGCCATGTCGGTTGCCGGCGGTCGGATCACCGAGATCCGGCTGGCCCTGGGCGGGGTGGCCACCAAACCGTGGCGGGCCCGGCAGGCCGAGCGGCTGCTCGACGGCGCACCAGCGACCACCGAGTCGTTCACCCGCGCCGCCGAGGCGGAGCTGGCGCCAGCGGTGCCGCACGGAATGAACGCCTTCAAGGTCGAGCTGGCCCGGCGAACCATGGTCCGGGCCCTGGAGAGCATGGCGCAGCGGGAGGGAACGACATGA
- a CDS encoding PfkB family carbohydrate kinase, translating into MGYAVVLGEALVDLLDTERDGERVYRQAIGGGPLNVAVGVARLGGAAQFVGSLGDDVLAGRIRAFLTAADVGLAGAVTVPAPTTLAVVTFAGPEPDFRFYGEPPSYGLLAADDLELALLEGADVLYCGSVVLLQPRTLAAARRAWALATGLRVFDPNVRPRLLGGPGALAGLREVVAEFAAGAHLVKLSTADAEVLYPGEPVEGVAAYLRELGAATVVVTLGAAGAVLAAADADPVRVPAPRVNAVDATGAGDSVMAALIADLLLDGEPADPAGWVGRVAFALRVAGLVCESPGGATAMPTRADVQRRFKD; encoded by the coding sequence ATGGGATACGCGGTGGTGCTCGGCGAGGCGCTCGTCGATCTGCTCGACACCGAGCGGGACGGCGAGCGGGTCTACCGGCAGGCGATCGGCGGCGGGCCGCTCAACGTCGCCGTCGGCGTGGCCCGGCTCGGCGGCGCGGCGCAGTTCGTCGGTTCACTCGGCGACGACGTGCTGGCCGGGCGGATTCGCGCCTTCCTGACCGCGGCCGATGTGGGGCTGGCCGGCGCGGTCACGGTGCCGGCGCCGACCACCCTCGCGGTGGTCACCTTCGCCGGCCCGGAACCCGACTTCCGCTTCTACGGCGAGCCGCCCTCCTACGGCCTGCTCGCCGCCGACGATCTGGAGCTGGCGCTGCTGGAGGGGGCCGACGTGCTCTACTGCGGTTCCGTCGTGCTGCTCCAACCCCGCACGCTGGCGGCCGCCCGGCGTGCCTGGGCGCTCGCCACCGGCCTGCGGGTCTTCGACCCGAACGTGCGCCCCCGGCTCCTGGGCGGGCCGGGCGCGCTGGCGGGGCTGCGCGAGGTGGTGGCCGAGTTCGCAGCCGGCGCGCACCTGGTCAAGCTGAGCACCGCCGACGCCGAGGTGCTCTACCCGGGTGAGCCGGTCGAGGGGGTGGCCGCGTACCTGCGCGAGCTGGGCGCCGCGACGGTCGTGGTGACGCTCGGCGCGGCCGGCGCGGTGCTGGCCGCCGCCGACGCCGACCCGGTCCGGGTGCCGGCCCCCCGGGTCAACGCGGTCGACGCCACCGGCGCCGGCGACTCGGTGATGGCCGCGTTGATCGCCGACCTGCTCCTCGACGGCGAGCCGGCCGACCCGGCGGGCTGGGTCGGGCGGGTGGCGTTCGCGCTGCGGGTGGCCGGCCTGGTCTGCGAGTCACCGGGCGGCGCCACCGCCATGCCCACCCGCGCCGACGTCCAGCGCCGCTTCAAAGACTGA